The genomic segment TATACACAAATATTGGTCcagttttatttttgaaataagaTGGATGGCCCACAAGATAGACTCTGATAGGCGATAGGGGTCCCACATGTCAGACCAGACCAATCGGCAGCACAGCAAACTTTTTTCGTCTCAAGTTGGAAGCGTCAGTAGAACAGAAAATTCCACTAAATCATGCGGATGCATGGTTTATTAGGACCATTcatttatattaagatttataTTAGAAGTATAGTTAAAATAATTATAAGATagataatataattaataaatggATGATGAGTATTAGATATGTGAGAGATAGATAGCCCGTGTGTCACACGCTGTGGAGTTGCCTTTCTCAAGCGCCCGTAGGTGGCGAAGCTCCACAGGCATCCTCACACTATAGCAGCTTAGCTAGCCTCGTGCGGGAACGTGTCAAAAGAAGCCGAGACACCCCGCGGCGCAGGAGGCGCCGGGGCACTCTCAGGCGGCCGACATGGATTCCGGCGCAGGAACCTCAAGCAAGAGCCCAGATCCACCTCGAACCGTTCGCCTCTCTCGCGGTCGCGGCGTAGCGTCATCACGGccgtcggcggcggccgcgcAGGCAAGGTGTTCGACGGAATGCCTCCCGGCTCCTGAGCCGCCACAGTTCGACGGGGGCGGCGAACCACAGCACCGGTCGTGGGCGGACCTCCCGTCAGACATCCTGGGCGTCGTGGCCGGCCGCCTCCCTCTCGCCGAGGAGCGCGCCAGGCTGCGCTCCGTCTGCCTCGCGTGGCGCGCTGCGGCGCTCCTccaccggccgccgccgccgccgccgctcccactGCTCGTGCTGTCCAACTTCTCGTTCTCCGGCTTCTGCCCCGACGGGGCCATGACGGGCGAACGGCGCATCCCTCTACCCGCGGGGGAGCTGGCGGCCTACGACGTCCGTTGCGTGGGCTCGTTCGAAGGGTGGCTCGTCGGGGTGAAGCTCAACAAAGGTCGCTACTTTGGTGATGGCCGGTGCTTCTTGATGAATGCTTTCTCCGGGGATGTTGTTCGTCTCCCGCCTCCTTCCGCTGCTACCCATTTCGTCGATGCCTACAGTAGATCTCTCCCCATCATCAATGGCTCTGGTGTCGTGCATTGTACAGTCAATGCCGCGCAGTATGTGATGTCCTTCTGCAAGGTGGTCTTGTCCTCTTCACCTGACTCTGGTTCCAAGTGCGTTGTCGCTGCCATCTCCGTGCACAGGAGTACAGCCCAGCTTGCTCTCTGGCGGCCTGGTATGACGTCGTGGTGTGTCTGCCATGGTGGCTGCATCAGTAAGTTCAGTGATATTGCCTTCTACCAGGGGAAGTTCTACATGTTCAGCAAGCTCACCACAAACCTCTTTGTCTTTGAGATCTCGGAAGACGACAGTGGCCTGATGGTTTCTCATGTTGAACGTTGTGTGACCAAACTACCTGAGGTCAAGGATAGCTATGGACAGAGGTGGAACATAGTAGAGTGGCATGAGAAATTGTTGCTGGTTGTGACATACTTAGGTGGTGCTAAAGGCTGGCACAACATTTGTAAGATTGGGGTATTTGAGGTGGATTTGAGCACAAACCCTTTCAGATTCACTGAGATCAACAGCTTGGATGGCAACTGTATTTTCATCAGCCCATGCAGCAGCAAGTCATTCCGTGCGTATCAGTATGATGAAGTCGAAGATGATCTTATTTACTTCTTTGATGGTGGCCTCTACACTTCTAAAAATGCACCCCCTTTTGATAAATTTGTGTACAACATGAGAGATGGTACAATGGTGCCATTTGCTGCAGAAATATCAGAGGGCAACCTTCGGGCACCAGATGGCAGGCTAATGAATCCAACATGGCTCTTCCCTTCTGAATGAATTGCTGCAGATCAACTCTGATCCTGATGAGTCTGAATGAATCGGAAGCGTGGATGCTGCTTGGTGTGAGGCACCATGCTGTTTTATTTATAACTGAAAAACAATTGTATGTTGTTGTTTGATGTATAATTCCGATTATGCTTGTCTGACATTAACTGTTTTTAGCTGTAAACTTATGTGTACTTTATTATTTTAAAGTTACTATGTGGATTGTTAGTAGCTCCACACTTGTAGGAAATCTATAGTTCTGTAGTGCTCACACCCCAATTTCTATGCCTTCTTGTGTCTGAACTTGAATCTGCTGCTGTGTAGCCTGAATTTGAGCTATGTGATGCACCTGGTGCTTGCTCTAGTTCTAGTTCTAGTTTCTGATACATGTGCTGAGATGTGAGTCATAGGGCTTTCTGCATATACCCATGAATGAAGTGACAAAACAGCTGTCAGCACTTTTATCTCTGGAAGCTGAAAGTTTTGTTCTTTTTACAtgtggtgatgatgatgcattATGATATTTTTGTCCATCGTTTGCTTGTGGCAGACACTAAATCCTCTCCAGCTTCAAGATCACAAACGTCCTGCAGATTTCTTGGGACTAATTAGAAGAGTCAATGGTTTAGGAGCTTGGGTCAATTCTGGTTGTGTGAGATGGCAACCTATGAAGATCATTAGATCATCCCTGTATGGTTTGTCAGAAAACCGGAGAAAGAGTGATGACCGAACAGTGGCGTGCATGTACGAGTGCTATTTAGACAGTGTCAAAATCCGACTCGGATTTGGGTGTATgacttgacttttttttttgggactTGGATTGAGGTGTCCCGGTCAGCAAAAGTTTTGGATGTCCATAGACTAATCTGTATGCAAATACTGCAAATCTCTCAAGATTAGCTAGCAGCAGCAATTACTCCTGCTGCATCCACTGCACGGATTCTCGTATCCTATCTCCGAATGAACCCAACTCCCGCTTCCCagacgtcgtcgtcgtcaatATATAATGCCAACCTTGCCAGGTAGTGGACACTTGAGAGTCCATCCATCACCACATCCACAAGCATGGGAGGAGGGAGTCGAGCGGCGCCCATGGCCATCAGCACCCTGCAACAGCTGCTTCCcttcctcgtcgccgccgcgctGATATGCCAGCGCCTGCCAACCACGGCGGCTGCCGCCAAGGTAGCGCTGATCTGCTTCTGATTTCGTCGATCATCGTGTGGTATTTCACGGATACTTTCGCGCTTCCTTTGAGCCGCAGCCTCCAGAAGCTTGGGCGGTTGCTGCACCACAATGCTCTACAATTGTGCACGTTATAACCTATGCTGAAACACAGACACAGTGTGCTGGTATTGCACAATGCATCCATGGATTATGTCTAgtgtaattttctttccagTTCCATGCATGCTGCTTCGTTTTCGTTGAACATGTGCAGCAAAACTGCACGTCATTACGTTAACCGAGAAAAAATTGAACGTTTACAGACTCCGGTTCCTTgtttacacttgtgcttatcaTTCTACTTCCTCTTCAGTTTTATCATCTGCGACGCTCCTGCTGCGACTGTAGAGTATCGTTATTTGTTATGGTAGGTTAGGAGCCCCTGAGTCTAGATGATATGGAAACATCAGATTGGTTGCGTTCGAAATGGATCATCGCTGGACATCCGTACACCATCCGGCAAGATGTAGAGCGAGGATACACAAGATGTGGATGTCCGAATCGACATCATGTTGCATCGTGGCCAAATCGACGTGGTCGAGCGCGAGGCAGTCGAGGTCGAAGGCGAGCAGCCGAGGCTGTGGGCGGAGGTGATCATGGGTGACGTGGCCGAGTGGGTGGAGTCAACGAAGAGCAGCCGGTGTGGTGTCGAAGCCGGCACGATGGGGTGATGACGTGCGGGAGACAGGCACGATGAAGCCGGAGGCAGCCGGGCGCACGCGTGAGGACGTTCAGATGTGTGGAGAAGGATGGAGACCGGTGTCGAAGCCGAGGTCGGAGGAGAGGCACGCAGTGGACGGGCGGCGGGCGACGCAAATTAATATTggataaaaaaaccaaaaagagATATCGATCAACGATCGATAAGAGAGAAAAATCTGATCAATAGATCGATAAAAGACTCTAGGTTTGCCGATCAACACGATCGGTGACGCGAACCCTAGGGATGGGTAGCGCTGCACCCGGCGAAGAACATGGAGATCATATTGATCTCGTCGAGGGCGCACGGTGCAAAAGCTGATGGCGGCTAGAGTTTGTGGTCTAGAACTAGAACATAAACTCGTGATACTATGAAAGAATATGAGAATTAGTTAATGTAGTCGATTTATTGCATTGAGTCTCAAAAGTAAAATATATAAAGTACAAATGGTTTGGTTGTCAAACAACCCTAAAGATAATATAGAATCTAATCCGAATCTACATAACAAACGTATCCCTATATCTTATACTATATACTCTAATAGTGCTCATTTTTATAACTTATAAAACTACCTAGGGACCAACAAATAATAAGCCAACAAGCAGCCCAAATCTTGCGCTCCCGTGGTCACCCACAGCTCGGCTTCTTGCCGGATGGTGTACGGATGTCCGGCGATGATCCATTTCGAACGCAACCAATCCGATGTTTCCACTTCGCAGCCAAATGGAAGCTTCTAAGCCtctcaacaaattttttttgtcagaagaaaaagaaaagagagaagaaaaagaagaggaaaagaaaaataagatagagatgGAGAAAGATGAATGAATCCTCCGACCTGGTTCCTCTGTTTCTGTTAGACCGTCACTGTCCGGCCTGTTACCATAATTGACGTGCTACATGCCTAGCACCTCGCCTTGTCCACCATCTATGGCAGAACACTTGATCATCTTGCTGCGGCAACAGAGCAGACAACCCAACCTGATCCAGAACCTTGAACCATACCTGCCGAGCGAAGACACATGAGGTGACGATGTGTTGAGTTGTTTAATCCTCCTACGCGCAGAGTGGGTCTGATGAATATGACGGATTATAATGAACATAACCGACTGCAGCGTGAGATGCAGAGGTCCTCGTAATAGTGATGCAGCAGATGACAATGAAGACGACGTAGAGGAAGCGTATTGTGAGCAGTCACGCCAAGTATtttctaaaaaccttattcgtcctctcTCGATACAAGATCCCAAGAGCGACAGGTTCCGAAGATTTACTCTCCCGTTAGAACATACTATATGTGACAGCGCAGCAGAGAGAGGTAAAACCCTAATTACATATGTCCTTTATGGTGATGACCAACAGATATAtctttactacttaaaaaacacGTAGTGCTTCCTATTCTGATATTTCCAGCGCCTGCGTTCTGCTTCATCCCCCGTGTGGGCACACGTCCCGCACCCACTCTCCCGCGCGTTATCGCGTGCTCTTACGTGGGCCCACCTGCTGTGTACGCTCTCGCACTCAGCTCCCGCATGGACCCGCCTGCCGTGCGCGCTCCCACATGGGCCTACTTCCCGCGCGGCCGTGTTATGTGCGAAGCATGTGCACATAACtagtatatataaaaaattgcgTGGTTGAGACGTGTCACAATCGGACTCAGTTATGTATCACGATCAAGCTAATGGATCTGATTTTGATGAACTATTCATACAGTTGTCGTACACCCGCGCCACGACCTGGCGAGCTAGTGTTTCTCATAGTCCTCttatccacacatgctaagaaCATAAAGGAGATAATTTCTTTTAAGTTGAccttcctccacctccacctccactaatAAGATGAGATTAAAAGATACACTCACTCTATTTAATTAgatctttaagatttatttagaatttttcttAAATATATTAGACTAGGCCATGGCCAATAGCTCAAGGTGAGCATGGACAGTGACCTTATTGGTGC from the Phragmites australis chromosome 19, lpPhrAust1.1, whole genome shotgun sequence genome contains:
- the LOC133899994 gene encoding uncharacterized protein LOC133899994, whose product is MDSGAGTSSKSPDPPRTVRLSRGRGVASSRPSAAAAQARCSTECLPAPEPPQFDGGGEPQHRSWADLPSDILGVVAGRLPLAEERARLRSVCLAWRAAALLHRPPPPPPLPLLVLSNFSFSGFCPDGAMTGERRIPLPAGELAAYDVRCVGSFEGWLVGVKLNKGRYFGDGRCFLMNAFSGDVVRLPPPSAATHFVDAYSRSLPIINGSGVVHCTVNAAQYVMSFCKVVLSSSPDSGSKCVVAAISVHRSTAQLALWRPGMTSWCVCHGGCISKFSDIAFYQGKFYMFSKLTTNLFVFEISEDDSGLMVSHVERCVTKLPEVKDSYGQRWNIVEWHEKLLLVVTYLGGAKGWHNICKIGVFEVDLSTNPFRFTEINSLDGNCIFISPCSSKSFRAYQYDEVEDDLIYFFDGGLYTSKNAPPFDKFVYNMRDGTMVPFAAEISEGNLRAPDGRLMNPTWLFPSE